DNA sequence from the Salvia splendens isolate huo1 chromosome 19, SspV2, whole genome shotgun sequence genome:
TCATACAAGAACTCCCGGCACCATTCCAAGTGATACAGTGCCCAACCCCAAGGGATTTGAACATTGCAAAGCAGTCACCCTAAGAAGCGGAAGAAATTTGGATTCAATGCCTTTAATGGACGACCAAGGTACTTCCAGCAtctcgcacgcaggggcggacgaggcatgtaagggaagtccTGTGTTGGTACAGGAtgcccaacatggtcaagaacaggctgcatcTGGCAGCAAGGAACAAGACGATGAATCTAAGTTAAATGGAAGACTTGCAGCAGGAGAAAAAGACAAAAAGGTCAATGAGACAGAACCTAAGAAGACCAAGCCCAGTATTCCTAACGACATTCCACCGCCTCCATATCCATTCACGAGAAAGAAGCGAGTGCGGCAAGAAAAGAGTTTtgagtggatgatgaatgtgattAGAAAGGTGAATGTAGACATCTCATTGGTGGATCTTTTCACCAATTTTCCGAGATTCTCCAAGTTCTTCAAAGACATGATGGCGAACAAGGAGAAACTTCAGGATGAGGGGATTGTGGCATTGAACACAAATTGCTCACAGCTGATATCTGGAATCATGCCGACGAAGAGAAGAGATCCAGGAGGTTGCATCATACCATGTGAAATTGGTAACACGATTTTCACAAAGTGTTTATTGGACCAAGGTTCAGGGATCTCACTGATGGCATTGAAAACTGCTCGTGCCATTGGTTTGGAGGAAAGAATGGAGCCTATCGACATCGCTCTACAATTGGCTGACCACTCCATAGTGAAGCCCACTGGAATTGTTGACGAAGTCTTGGTTAAAATCGATAAGTTCATCATTCCCGTTGATTTTATTGTGCTCGACATGCCAGAAGATAGAGAAGTGCCAATTTTGTTTGGTAGACCATTTCTAGCAACGGGAGATGTATTGCTTTGAGCAAAGGATAACTCTGTTACATTCagaattaatggtgagcaaCTGACCATCAATGTTGAGAAGGCCTATGTTGGTGGTGAAAATGGTAAGGAAGCAAGAGAGGTGGTCACACTAGAGAGTCCGAAAGTGTAGACCGaggatgaagaaggtcgagccaacgactataaaaaAAGGtgctgattgggaggcaacc
Encoded proteins:
- the LOC121779845 gene encoding uncharacterized protein LOC121779845, producing MKSVVKAVSSMQLNPQPQIVAMVKCGLCQGRHHTDQCQMIQSQETVEDVNYIGNNRQGFSQGGQFNNDHQNWKPQQQGNWNQVGSSNNGGNQWRNNSQPSGFDKKPSLEDQMGQIFAFMSKSQKENDFFKEKTMEKFGQLDASMRNLETQIGQLATASHTRTPGTIPSDTVPNPKGFEHCKAVTLRSGRNLDSMPLMDDQGTSSISHAGADEACKGSPVLVQDAQHGQEQAASGSKEQDDESKLNGRLAAGEKDKKVNETEPKKTKPSIPNDIPPPPYPFTRKKRVRQEKSFEWMMNVIRKVNVDISLVDLFTNFPRFSKFFKDMMANKEKLQDEGIVALNTNCSQLISGIMPTKRRDPGGCIIPCEIGNTIFTKCLLDQGSGISLMALKTARAIGLEERMEPIDIALQLADHSIVKPTGIVDEVLVKIDKFIIPVDFIVLDMPEDREVPILFGRPFLATGDVLL